CGCTTTTACACTTTTGGCTTTAATGCTTTTTTCTGTCTTGTCAGCACGTTACCTCTTCCTCAGTTAATCCAAAGGCAGCCTTAAAATTAAAGATTTCCAAGGATTCCAAGTCAATAGCCTTGTTAATCGCTTCTCCATGTACCACAATCCTAAACAGTGAGAAGagcaagaaaaaagagaaagtttAGGGCTTTATGCTGGAAGCACGAATGCCCCAGCTGGAGGTGGGGAGGGGAACGGGACACAGTTTCTGTAAATTCGCACACACTTTGGCTCACACATtatctttcataaataaatgaatgctatttatttttaatattagtgTTTTACTTGCCCATACTGCACAGCAGTTTTCTAGCATGTTGGGGTCTGATTATTGTACTCTACACAAACAGCCACAGATGCTGAGTTAGCCATCAGAGTCTccaaatcatatactgtacatgctgctCCCACCCCAAATCAAAGCTGATCGGTTGGCACATTTTTAGACCTGACTGCTATTGCTTGGTATGATGGACACTTTAATAAAGATGAGCAGAATTATTCTGACGACCACTAAGCTCTGAAAGGTACCTGTCATAAGCACAGTTTGTAGTTTCTTTTACAGATGTGTCCATGTTGTCATCAATGAGCCACACAAAGCTGGTGTCACTTCTCAGGCGAATGTTTTTCCAGTCCTTTTTGGGTACATAGCCACAATCCGCATTGAAATCACCCATGAATATGAAATTCTGCTGAGAGGAACGGAGGACAATTAtggtaattcaattcaatttaattcatcTTACACCATTTGGATTGGCATACAAACTGAAAAAGTCTGCCAGGGAGCCATGTTTGTATGGACTGCTGAATGCTCTCCTGTCCTTTCTAATAGCCACTTTGGGGCTTTAAACACACTGACACATTCATTTAAAAGTCAAATCTTATTCTTGCTGCTTTCATTATTTTAGAGACAAACATTAGCCTTTTCTCATTTTGGATGTATCATGGCAGTCTGACTctcatggatatatatatatatttatatgatgaTTCCAGGCATTAAATAGTCAAATAGGTAGCCCAAGATCACGGAGACAcaactggaaacttgttaagggcagattttgcacacattcttgaaagtttttcttcacatttacatttattttcttgacaagtgcttttatccaaagcaacttacaaagaaccatagaaacatggaataaattacaatGTAGTATTGTGgagtgcaataataataataattatacaaggcgcctttctaagCACTGTAGGACAccgaaacaaacaaataaaaaaaaaacacattataaacaaaacttaaaacatcagaaaatacagaaaatattaaaattaaaaccaaacaaagccactgtaatcatagagaaaaagccattttaaacagatgggttttaagtttacatctGAAGGTTGAAAATGATCGATATTTCTAACctcagtaggtagtgagttccaatGCTCCGCTCCCCGTGGTGGTTAGACGGGCAAGAGggacggtcagatggatggaggaagaggatgtaTGGTTACAGAAGGGAATGGCAATATGAAGAaagtcagacagatatggaggggcgaggttatgaatggccttaaatgttaacagcagaatttaaaaatcaattcgaaacttaatcaggagccaatgaagctgctgcaaaaccggagtaatatggtgaatagatgaggttcgagtaatgatgagggcagcagaattctggaccagcAGAAGCTTATGGAgtgatttattagggagaccaaagaggagtgaattgtagtagtccagacgagaagtaaccagactgtgaacaagaatggtggtggtatggggagtgagggaagtTTCGGATGCGATTAacattacgtaggtggaagtaagcagaccgggtgatgttattaatgtgagattggaaagatagagtcctgtcaaggatgacacccagactcttgacctgaggtgaaggggaaacaaaggagttatcaatagcaagtgaaagattatcggctttggataatgatgaccTTGTACCAATAAGGAGAATcacagttttgtcactgtttaacttaagaaaatttgaagaaaaccagcatttaatttcagcaatgcagtcaatgaGCAAAGATGGTGGAAAAAAAGAGGTGCGTTTACTAGCCAGGTAGAGctgggtatcatcagcataacagtgaaaattaatgttatattcacaaaagatattgccaaggggaagaaggtaaagtGTAGGACTTGAGACCTAcagatctcaacttgatgttattttcaaCAATCTTGGTGAATAGGAAGGACAagcctgttgggctgaatggcctgttctcctcgaAACGGTTCTAATATCCAGCCATTGAGCTACTGTAACAATATCTCCCCCTTTTTCCTTTGCTGACGACATAAGTTTGTTCTTAAGGTCGGCACTGTTCCGATATCTTCCACCTCATCTTCTTTATAAATTTCTTTGGCTCTATTCCTCTCCCATTGAAGCCAGTTAAAGGTCTACATTGGACTCTTTGTAAGGCATCTTTGCAGGCCCCTACCAATATTCTCAATCtggaagtgtgattttttttttttcccttggaaaAATTTCCAGCAAAATAAATTTTTagggtcagttttttttttttgtgtgaatcaAAATTTGCTTGTTTCGTTCATGACGGCAAAAgagaattacaaaaagaaagtgaaagaaaatgggaaaaaactGTCCTCTCACCTCGGAGCTCCAGCGCTGTTTCACATTCAAATAGACATCATAGAGTTCATCAATTTCACGCACTGAGGTTTCAGGTGTAGTGTGCAAAGGAATTATTATAAATTCCTTAACagcttaaagaaaaataaataaataaataaataaatgatttgttttacaCAGCATCTTTCATTccaaaacaccaccacaaaatGCACACAATACAAAGATTGATTGAAATTCATCTTCATTGTACTTTCACCCTCAAAGTTTGACCAACAAGCTTTATTTAGCACCAATAATGGTGTACTGCACGGGaatgtgcagtgaatacccttgacttgagcattcctagttttcctcctctttctctgtgcttttatcatttgtttgctcagaggttgatgcgcttgttccTTCCTGAGTAGctcctcttttctccaccctagtggcccgcttcttctcttcttttgtcggcatcttttcaagataaatctgattaagtcagtttttgtgttgcaattacttagtacattttccttaatttttctcttaagatggcacttaagtcttcaatctgcctcaagaatgatttaagatatgaagaggcaggggaagtgacgtcAAATGAGGCGGGGAACGAGAacagcgcccgtacacatgcgccacactgccgccctgctggccactaccgagagtcgattctacaataaaataaaattaaaataaaaaggggaataaccttggaggtcaatcatcaccaaaagcggatagtagacgtcacgtagtatatgtgtaccaaatttcaggtcaatatttcaaacggtttgcgagctacgggCTATTtataatcctggacagacaaacggacagccacggtagcgtatccttctatataaaagcagtcgggattgtccttctgtcccatgagtgctacgcaggcgcggagtttcacacacaccccgtccatttGCAAtgtacgatgggatttgtagtttcgtttttccaggtaaaagatgattttctactccagactgtgcgatatcttcttcttctttcttactatataaaagcggtcgggattgtccttccgtctcgTGAgaggaaagcgtagcggtattccgcttatcacagacttactacttgcagtacgaagcgacatgatgtgagcagagttctggtgctcccatcgtccTTGCTTTTTGTGCGatcgctggaaaaatagacaaaattatgtctctggaaataattaatgttgatggagtacaaatgcctcaccgcgtagttaatatcagggggttcaaaagggcaacctcaatatagaaaaaaagtttcaatttcatcacaaaaataacaaaaactacgagtattaaagtaatactagaaaaaaagtttacatttcatcacaaaaataacaaaaattacgagtattaaagtaataccgctcaaatgcaatataaccaaattaatgagtttgtataaaatatcaaattaatctacatattgaattgccttaagaagtggtcaacttaaaagtcggtcgccttaaaaggcgggtcagcctagttatatataaaaaagataataagtacacatatatgtatatagcacACCTCTCTGTCATTGCCGTCTTCAATTGCTATACTGGTAGTTATGGTCTAGGAGGCAAAGTGAGGTTTGCACTGCTTTATCGTCTAATATGTGGTCTTAAGCTGCTTCACCTACCCCTGCACCAGCCATATGCAGACAACAGAGAAACAATAACACTTCACAGTTGTGATTTGGAAGATGCTTTGGGTAAAGTATTTGctaaataaatggaaatgaaaataactaCCAAAGCTGCCATTTTCTTCTCATTAAAGGATTATGAGCATGAAATTTCTGTGCCCGTCATTAAGTGGGAAATAGTAAACCTCTGACCACCATCACAAAGTGAATTTCTGGATGTAATAGGAGTCGTGTAGTATGGACATGGTCAGTCCTTTAAAAATATGGAGGCCCTTAGAGGCCTCACAAGTTGGAGAACAAAAGATGGTGTTGGGTACAATTCCAGTCATATAAGCAGGATGGATTCAAAACAAGAAAAGGTGATTAGGGAATGGCATTTGAAAAGTGACCGTTCTCAAGCCATAGCTGGAATCGCCACCAAACTGCATAGGTTTTGGAAACCAATTTCTCAATCAGGCCGGTCCTTTCACTAGTATGGGATCAGCGCTGAATGACTGCAGGAATCTCGGGATGGATGCTGCTCAGTTGGCATTTGAGCTAAGAGCAGAAAATGGCGTCTCAGTGCAACATCAAGTTTCAGTAAAGAAAAGTTTGACTTTAACTAGCATGTATGTGTCTATAGCCTACCAGAGTTTTCCTGCCTTCTTAGAAAAGATGAGCGGTTGCAAAGTAACTCAAGTGTGGTAATTGGTAAGGTGACCAATCTCACAATCTAGGAAATCCATGAATTATAGTCATTGTTTTTCTGCATAAAAAGGAGTCATTTGAAGTGATGAGCCTCACATCAGAGGACTACAGAGCATTGACCACTGGAAGGGGACCAGGAGAAAATCTGGGGCAAGCTGGATTGATGATCTTTTTCTTTGTCTTAGCAGGACTTGACTCCTGGGAGGATGAGGACTGAGCATTAGTACAACtgtgatgagaacaagccattcagcccattaAGCTCATCCATCTGATTCACCTGGATTGTCCAAATCAAATCAActtgagatctgaaggtccctctCTTACCACACTACtgggtaatttattccatgtgtctgtggttctccgcATGAAGAAAAACTAGTATTTATGCAAGTGTACTAATTTCTTTAATAACTGAAACACTTTAaacatgtcatctcttaatcgttgtttgattaaactgaaaaggttcaactccttcaatctcttcCTTTTTCTCATACGTTTCAGTCATGAATCAGCCTGGcctctcttctctggactttctccggttGCTGTTATGTCTGTTTTGTAGCCCAGAAGGTAAAAATGCACACACTGCTCCAGGGAAGGCCTCACAAGTGTGATAtaataacttaagcataacctccattgacttgtactctacacattgtgctatactgtataacctaacatcacattagccttcttgattgcttctgtgcACTGCTGTGATACAAATAGTggcgagtccactacaactcctagaCCACGGCTTGGGGAAGGAAAATCTTGTTATTGTAGTCCACACCAGACAAAGTTGTGCAAAAACTGACATGATAGgataattaacatcaaaattgaCCACATATTAGGAAGAAATTAATCGACAGATATTAAAGCATGTCATTCTGCACATCATCTTACATTATGTACAGGGTACAGTGAATCTCTTACTTACATGTGCTAAATCAATATGCTCGGTTATGCCTAacctccagatagatagatagatagatactttattaatcccaatttaCGTCTATAATGAAATCTTGACAGAACATTGTGTTTACTAAGATATTGAAATACATATTAGTTAATTCAGTTTTCAGTTCCCAATGTCATGAAGGCTGGAAAAATatgacataatttaaaaaagatctttTCACACCTGTTTTGGGAGAATCGAACCAAACCACAAATGGCTCCCGTGAAAAGACGTCTTCATCTCCAGTCTGCTGATCTGGGTACTGATAAATCTCTTTTACCGATACCACGCTTTGCCTATAGATagcagtaaagaaaaaaagaataataatttcaACACTTACATCTTCTAAATCTGCAGGTTCAAGCGTAGCCTCATCTACCTCAAGAGAACTGAACCTTCAAGTAGGATCAGCTTTTGAAAGCACAATCATGCATACACAAAATCAAATCACCGATGTCAGGCCACTGAAAGTGAACAATTATAACAGCATGCtcttctttgggatgtgggtggaaagTAGAGCACCGAGACAgaaagaacacacaaactccatacAAACAGGAGCACTAACCACTCCGCTACATAAAACAAATTCCTATactcaaaagtaatttttaataattGCAGCATTGCAGGATATGAGAGTTAAATTAATACCTTTTTATACCCATAAGTCTCTCAACAAGACACACTTATCCATGTATGGGGAATCCGCAATCACCCAGCTTGTTGACTGTTATTAAGAATTTCATGGTGTAGCTCACTGGCGGACAAAGTtaatcaaatagatagatagatagatagatagatagatagatagatagatagatagatagatagatagatagatagatagatagatactttattaatcccaaggggaaattcacataatatagtataatatataataataagaataaataaactaACATTGTAGGAG
This genomic window from Polypterus senegalus isolate Bchr_013 chromosome 12, ASM1683550v1, whole genome shotgun sequence contains:
- the LOC120540803 gene encoding deoxyribonuclease gamma-like isoform X2 translates to MLSGYIFILLTFTGAAALKICSFNIRSFGENKIAKPENLDVIVKIISRCDLMLLMEIKDVRNKAFPELMKQLNSQFKGKKDEYNHIISERLGRKTYKEQYAFIYRQSVVSVKEIYQYPDQQTGDEDVFSREPFVVWFDSPKTAVKEFIIIPLHTTPETSVREIDELYDVYLNVKQRWSSENFIFMGDFNADCGYVPKKDWKNIRLRSDTSFVWLIDDNMDTSVKETTNCAYDRIVVHGEAINKAIDLESLEIFNFKAAFGLTEEEALAVSDHFPVAVELRKARGFITWFKSLRDKVLKTK
- the LOC120540803 gene encoding deoxyribonuclease gamma-like isoform X1, translated to MLSGYIFILLTFTGAAALKICSFNIRSFGENKIAKPENLDVIVKIISRCDLMLLMEIKDVRNKAFPELMKQLNSQFKGKKDEYNHIISERLGRKTYKEQYAFIYRQSVVSVKEIYQYPDQQTGDEDVFSREPFVVWFDSPKTAVKEFIIIPLHTTPETSVREIDELYDVYLNVKQRWSSEQNFIFMGDFNADCGYVPKKDWKNIRLRSDTSFVWLIDDNMDTSVKETTNCAYDRIVVHGEAINKAIDLESLEIFNFKAAFGLTEEEALAVSDHFPVAVELRKARGFITWFKSLRDKVLKTK